In the genome of Pempheris klunzingeri isolate RE-2024b chromosome 11, fPemKlu1.hap1, whole genome shotgun sequence, one region contains:
- the LOC139209688 gene encoding troponin C, slow skeletal and cardiac muscles-like, translated as MDDVYKAAVENLTEEQKNEFKAAFDIFIQDAEDGCISTKELGKVMRMLGQNPTPEELQEMIDEVDEDGSGTVDFDEFLVMMVRCMKEESKGKSEEELAELFRMFDKNGDGYIDLEELKTMLESTGEAITEDDIEELMKDGDKNNDGKIDYDEFLEFMKGVE; from the exons ATGGATGACGTATATAAAGCAGCG GTTGAGAACTTGACAGAAGAGCAGAAAAATG AGTTCAAGGCTGCATTTGACATCTTCATCCAGGATGCTGAGGATGGCTGCATCAGCACCAAAGAGCTGGGGAAGGTGATGAGGATGCTGGGACAGAACCCCACCCCTGAGGAGTTACAGGAGATGATCGATGAGGTGGATGAGGACG GCAGCGGCACCGTAGACTTTGATGAGTTCTTGGTCATGATGGTCCGCTGCATGAAGGAGGAGAGCAAAGGAAAATCAGAGGAGGAGTTGGCTGAACTGTTCCGCATGTTTGACAA GAACGGAGATGGATACATAGACTTAGAGGAGCTGAAGACCATGCTGGAGTCCACTGGAGAGGCCATCACGGAGGATGACATTGAGGAGCTGATGAAGgatggagacaaaaacaatgatggaAAAATTGATTATGATG AGTTCCTGGAGTTCATGAAGGGTGTTGAATAA